A stretch of Carya illinoinensis cultivar Pawnee chromosome 14, C.illinoinensisPawnee_v1, whole genome shotgun sequence DNA encodes these proteins:
- the LOC122293982 gene encoding squamosa promoter-binding-like protein 7 isoform X1 yields MEIGENMVGQISNVERGQNGNNANIGWDIWELSTSRLDWSSCTSSLYTPTRATSDATTLPAESFSTTREAVTAYHALQFPHHHQLQYYHHSQQHQHEQLSLYSGAGSHCQPDPQLMCLKLGKRQYFEDTTLLANRDMAGLSSSVAGKRGKPYYGAGYVGIVGGPSSSPLLPPTVPRCQVEGCHMVLLNAKDYHRRHKVCDIHSKAPMVVVLGLEQRFCQQCSRFHPVSEFDESKRSCRRRLAGHNERRRKSAHDSANRNSAQGRALSLLSSKTNSSVSPADLSSRSSAALHELIAEHRAGILAGQLILDRDWYTQSHGMEDLAGETQLPRPSYSLIPGGQQLQMFPEPHSCNRFHESDTHVTLDLMQASSSAFGSLLSASGKSKEEAEEECSNLWINSSFHPVV; encoded by the exons ATGGAGATTGGCGAGAACATGGTTGGTCAGATCAGCAACGTTGAGAGGGGGCAAAATGGTAATAATGCAAATATTGGCTGGGATATCTGGGAGCTTAGTACTTCAAGGTTGGATTGGAGTAGTTGCACCAGTTCGTTGTACACCCCCACCAGAGCTACCTCCGATGCCACCACCCTCCCGGCGGAGAGTTTCAGCACCACGCGTGAGGCTGTGACTGCCTACCACGCGCTTCAGTTCCCTCACCACCACCAATTGCAATATTACCACCACAGCCAGCAGCATCAACATGAGCAGCTGTCTCTGTACTCCGGAGCTGGATCCCACTGCCAGCCGGACCCACAGCTCATGTGCTTGAAGCTGGGAAAGAGGCAGTACTTCGAGGATACTACCCTTTTGGCTAATCGCGACATGGCTGGGTTATCATCATCTGTGGCCGGCAAGAGAGGCAAACCCTATTACGGTGCCGGATATGTTGGTATTGTTGGAGGGCCCTCATCCTCCCCATTGTTGCCGCCGACGGTGCCGAGATGCCAGGTGGAGGGTTGCCACATGGTCCTTCTGAACGCCAAGGATTACCACCGGAGGCACAAGGTCTGTGACATACACTCAAAGGCACCCATGGTTGTCGTTCTAGGGTTAGAACAGCGATTCTGTCAGCAGTGTAGCAG GTTTCATCCAGTGTCAGAATTTGACGAATCGAAGAGGAGCTGCAGGAGGAGATTAGCAGGGCACAACGAGCGAAGAAGGAAGAGCGCTCATGATTCCGCTAACAGGAACTCTGCTCAag GAcgtgctctctctcttctgTCATCTAAGACTAATTCTTCGGTCTCTCCGGCCGATCTCTCCTCAAGATCCAGTGCTGCACTCCACGAACTAATAGCAGAGCACCGTGCAGGCATCCTAGCTGGGCAGCTCATTTTGGATCGAGACTGGTACACACAAAGCCATGGAATGGAGGACCTGGCTGGCGAGACCCAATTACCAAGGCCGTCATATTCCCTCATACCCGGCGGCCAGCAGCTCCAGATGTTTCCCGAGCCACATAGTTGCAACCGGTTCCATGAAAGTGACACGCATGTGACATTAGACCTCATGCAGGCTTCCAGCTCGGCATTTGGATCATTACTGTCTGCGAGTGGAAAAAGTAAGGAAGAGGCCGAAGAAGAGTGTTCCAACCTCTGGATCAACTCCAGCTTCCACCCTGTAgtctag
- the LOC122293982 gene encoding squamosa promoter-binding-like protein 7 isoform X2 has protein sequence MEIGENMVGQISNVERGQNGNNANIGWDIWELSTSRLDWSSCTSSLYTPTRATSDATTLPAESFSTTREAVTAYHALQFPHHHQLQYYHHSQQHQHEQLSLYSGAGSHCQPDPQLMCLKLGKRQYFEDTTLLANRDMAGLSSSVAGKRGKPYYGAGYVGIVGGPSSSPLLPPTVPRCQVEGCHMVLLNAKDYHRRHKVCDIHSKAPMVVVLGLEQRFCQQCSRFHPVSEFDESKRSCRRRLAGHNERRRKSAHDSANRNSAQGILAGQLILDRDWYTQSHGMEDLAGETQLPRPSYSLIPGGQQLQMFPEPHSCNRFHESDTHVTLDLMQASSSAFGSLLSASGKSKEEAEEECSNLWINSSFHPVV, from the exons ATGGAGATTGGCGAGAACATGGTTGGTCAGATCAGCAACGTTGAGAGGGGGCAAAATGGTAATAATGCAAATATTGGCTGGGATATCTGGGAGCTTAGTACTTCAAGGTTGGATTGGAGTAGTTGCACCAGTTCGTTGTACACCCCCACCAGAGCTACCTCCGATGCCACCACCCTCCCGGCGGAGAGTTTCAGCACCACGCGTGAGGCTGTGACTGCCTACCACGCGCTTCAGTTCCCTCACCACCACCAATTGCAATATTACCACCACAGCCAGCAGCATCAACATGAGCAGCTGTCTCTGTACTCCGGAGCTGGATCCCACTGCCAGCCGGACCCACAGCTCATGTGCTTGAAGCTGGGAAAGAGGCAGTACTTCGAGGATACTACCCTTTTGGCTAATCGCGACATGGCTGGGTTATCATCATCTGTGGCCGGCAAGAGAGGCAAACCCTATTACGGTGCCGGATATGTTGGTATTGTTGGAGGGCCCTCATCCTCCCCATTGTTGCCGCCGACGGTGCCGAGATGCCAGGTGGAGGGTTGCCACATGGTCCTTCTGAACGCCAAGGATTACCACCGGAGGCACAAGGTCTGTGACATACACTCAAAGGCACCCATGGTTGTCGTTCTAGGGTTAGAACAGCGATTCTGTCAGCAGTGTAGCAG GTTTCATCCAGTGTCAGAATTTGACGAATCGAAGAGGAGCTGCAGGAGGAGATTAGCAGGGCACAACGAGCGAAGAAGGAAGAGCGCTCATGATTCCGCTAACAGGAACTCTGCTCAag GCATCCTAGCTGGGCAGCTCATTTTGGATCGAGACTGGTACACACAAAGCCATGGAATGGAGGACCTGGCTGGCGAGACCCAATTACCAAGGCCGTCATATTCCCTCATACCCGGCGGCCAGCAGCTCCAGATGTTTCCCGAGCCACATAGTTGCAACCGGTTCCATGAAAGTGACACGCATGTGACATTAGACCTCATGCAGGCTTCCAGCTCGGCATTTGGATCATTACTGTCTGCGAGTGGAAAAAGTAAGGAAGAGGCCGAAGAAGAGTGTTCCAACCTCTGGATCAACTCCAGCTTCCACCCTGTAgtctag